The following are from one region of the Sorghum bicolor cultivar BTx623 chromosome 2, Sorghum_bicolor_NCBIv3, whole genome shotgun sequence genome:
- the LOC8078975 gene encoding arabinosyltransferase RRA3, translating to MAGRRESPLMRAGGAGPPLSRGSRIAAAVVVGVALGCLCAFLYPDGLFPRAPDSAIHWPRRAESVACDTSREVGRLKSRLVLLERKNAEFKKQINELSMKLQLSGQGKNEALYKAGPFGTVKALRTNPTVIPDLSINPRLANILEQVAVKKELIVALANSNVKEMLEMWFTNIKRAGISNYLVVALDDNIENFCKSNDVPVYRRDPDDGIDNIGKTGGNHAVSGLKFRILREFLQLGYSVLLSDIDIIFFQNPFDHLYRDSDVESMSDGHNNMTAYGFNDVFDEPSMGWARYAHTMRIWVYNSGFFFIRPTIPSIELLDRVAYRLSHEPKSWDQAVFNEELFFPSHPGYEGLHASKRTMDMYLFMNSKVLFKTVRKDAHLRKLKPVIVHLNYHPDKYDRMKAVIEFYVNGKQNALERFPDGSE from the exons ATGGCcggccggcgagagtcgccccTGATGCGCGCCGGCGGGGCCGGGCCGCCGCTGTCTCGCGGGTCCCGCATCGCCGCGGCGGTCGTGGTCGGCGTCGCACTCGGCTGCCTGTGCGCGTTTCTCTACCCGGACGGCCTCTTCCCCCGCGCCCCCGACTCCGCCATCCATTGGCCCCGCCGG GCTGAATCAGTTGCCTGTGATACATCTCGGGAAGTTGGCAGACTAAAGTCACGGCTGGTATTGTTGGAAAGGAAAAATGCTGAATTCAAGAAGCAGATCAATGAATTGTCAATGAAGCTTCAATTGTCTGGACAAGGGAAAAATGAGGCCCTGTATAAGGCTGGTCCATTTGGTACAGTGAAAGCTCTGAGAACAAATCCAACAGTTATTCCTGATTTATCCATCAATCCCAGATTGGCCAACATATTGGAACAGGTTGCTGTGAAGAAAGAACTGATAGTTGCATTGGCAAACTCTAATGTGAAAGAGATGCTTGAGATGTGGTTCACTAACATAAAACGAGCTGGGATTTCAAATTATTTAGTAGTTGCATTGGATGACAACATAGAGAACTTCTGCAAGTCCAATGATGTCCCAGTTTACCGGCGCGATCCAGATGATGGCATTGACAATATTGGCAAGACAGGTGGAAACCATGCCGTTTCTGGACTTAAGTTCCGCATATTGAGGGAATTTTTGCAGCTTGGATACAGTGTTCTCCTCTCTGATATTGATATCATTTTCTTCCAAAATCCATTTGATCATCTTTACAGAGATTCTGACGTAGAATCCATGAGTGATGGACACAACAATATGACAGCTTATGGATTCAACGATGTGTTTGATGAGCCATCAATGGGCTGGGCAAGATATGCACATACAATGCGTATATGGGTTTATAATTCCGGATTTTTTTTCATAAGGCCGACAATTCCTTCGATTGAGCTTCTTGATAGGGTTGCTTACCGCCTTTCTCACGAGCCCAAATCATGGGACCAAGCAGTTTTCAATGAGGAGCTGTTTTTCCCCTCACATCCTGGTTATGAAGGTCTTCATGCATCCAAAAGAACCATGGATATGTACCTCTTCATGAACAGCAAAGTTCTCTTCAAGACGGTGAGGAAAGATGCTCATCTGCGGAAGTTGAAGCCGGTGATTGTGCATTTGAACTACCATCCTGATAAGTATGATCGCATGAAAGCAGTGATTGAATTTTACGTTAACGGGAAACAGAATGCCCTTGAACGCTTCCCCGATGGATCAGAATGA
- the LOC8058376 gene encoding protein SHORT-ROOT 1, whose protein sequence is MDTLFRLVSLQASEQQQQQQQQSASYNSRSTTSSGSRSSSHQTNASYNYYYHSTSSGGGGGGGGQYYYGQQHQHQHQQYYLEPYQQEECGNAHHLYMDEDFSSSSSSRQHFHSHGAAVQPPTSSAATPTAPTPPLSTSSTAAGAAHALFEAADLSFPPDLNLDFSSPASSSGGGAASSAAVGVGGGGGGRWASQLLLECARAVAARDSQRVQQLMWMLNELASPYGDVEQKLASYFLQGLFARLTASGPRTLRTLAAASDRNTSFDSTRRTALRFQELSPWSSFGHVAANGAILESFLEAAAASSEPQRFHILDLSNTFCTQWPTLLEALATRSADDTPHLSITTVVSAAPSAPTAAVQRVMREIGQRMEKFARLMGVPFSFRAVHHAGDLAELDLDALDLRDGGATTALAVNCVNSLRGVVPGAARRRDAFAASLRRLDPRVVTVVEEEADLVAFDPDTSEESGDTEAAFLKVFGEGLRFFSAYMDSLEESFPKTSNERLALERGAGRAIVDLVSCPASESMERRETAVSWARRMRSAGFSPVAFSEDVADDVRSLLRRYREGWSMRDAGLDDSAAGAGVFLAWKEQPLVWASAWRP, encoded by the coding sequence ATGGATACGCTGTTTAGGTTGGTTAGCCTTCAAGCctccgagcagcagcagcagcagcagcagcagtcggCATCCTACAACTCGAGGAGCACCACGTCGAGCGGCTCCAGGTCATCGTCGCACCAGACCAACGCAtcctacaactactactaccacagcaccagcagcggcggcggcggcggcggcggcgggcagtACTACTACGGCcagcagcaccagcaccagcaccagcagtaCTACCTGGAGCCGTACCAGCAAGAAGAATGCGGCAACGCCCACCACCTTTACATGGATGAAGACTTCTCCTCTTCGTCCTCGTCGAGGCAGCACTTCCACTCGCACGGCGCCGCGGTGCAGCCGCCGACGTCGTCCGCGGCCACGCCCACGGCGCCGACGCCCCCGCTGTCCACGTCGTCCACTGCCGCGGGGGCAGCGCACGCGCTGTTCGAGGCGGCCGACCTGTCGTTCCCGCCTGACCTCAACCTCGACTTCTCGTCCCCGGCGTCGTCGTCCGGTGGGGGCGCGGCCTCGTCCGCCGCGGTCGGGGTCGGGGGAGGAGGCGGGGGAAGATGGGCGAGCCAGCTGCTGCTGGAGTGCGCGCGCGCGGTGGCGGCCCGCGACAGCCAGCGCGTGCAGCAGCTGATGTGGATGCTCAACGAGCTGGCCTCGCCGTACGGGGACGTCGAGCAGAAGCTGGCGTCCTACTTCCTCCAGGGGCTCTTCGCGCGCCTCACGGCGTCCGGCCCGCGGACGCTGCGCACGCTCGCGGCGGCGTCTGACCGGAACACGTCCTTCGACTCCACGCGGCGCACGGCGTTGCGGTTCCAGGAGCTCAGCCCGTGGTCGTCGTTCGGGCACGTGGCCGCCAACGGCGCCATCCTGGAGTCGTTCCTGGAGGCCGCCGCGGCGTCGTCGGAGCCGCAGAGGTTCCACATCCTCGACCTCAGCAACACGTTCTGCACGCAGTGGCCCACGCTGCTCGAGGCGCTCGCCACGCGGTCCGCGGACGACACGCCGCACCTGTCGATCACAACGGTGGTCTCCGCCGCGCCGTCCGCGCCGACGGCCGCCGTGCAGCGCGTGATGCGGGAGATCGGGCAGCGGATGGAGAAGTTCGCGCGGCTGATGGGCGTGCCCTTCAGCTTCCGCGCCGTGCACCATGCCGGGGACCTCGCGGAGCTCGATCTCGACGCGCTTGACCTGCGCGACGGCGGCGCCACCACCGCGCTCGCCGTCAACTGCGTCAACTCGCTGCGCGGTGTGGTGCCGGGCGCTGCCCGAAGACGGGACGCGTTCGCCGCGTCCCTCCGGCGTCTCGATCCCCGGGTTGTAACTGTCGTCGAGGAGGAGGCTGATCTCGTGGCATTTGACCCTGACACATCCGAGGAAAGCGGCGACACGGAGGCAGCGTTCTTGAAGGTGTTTGGCGAGGGCTTGCGGTTCTTCTCGGCTTACATGGACTCGCTGGAAGAGAGCTTCCCCAAGACAAGCAACGAGAGGCTGGCACTGGAGAGGGGAGCCGGACGTGCCATTGTGGACCTGGTCTCCTGCCCGGCGTCGGAGTCCATGGAGCGGCGGGAGACGGCGGTTTCATGGGCGCGCCGCATGCGGTCTGCCGGCTTCTCTCCGGTGGCGTTCAGCGAGGACGTTGCCGATGACGTGCGGTCGTTGCTCCGTCGGTATCGGGAAGGCTGGTCGATGCGGGACGCCGGTTTAGACGACTCGGCAGCCGGAGCAGGCGTCTTCCTGGCGTGGAAGGAACAGCCTCTCGTGTGGGCAAGCGCGTGGAGGCCATGA
- the LOC8058377 gene encoding uncharacterized protein LOC8058377: protein MVAWLRAELELLGVPCVATDRRQCGDARALAVARAAMDVALVGVIVVTPVSLANPYAVEEIRVFLERGALVPVFVGIRQRDFVAEDVVERRSNLWETHGGELWKAYDGVEDEWREVVEGLARAEPVVELRLGDLRDRVLDVLQILGARLGRPAVAPAVRAWRAAADAEIPFPWNTGFVGRERELLDVEAMLRGGAPANDKAAGKRPMAQDGSITGTSFLLGVVCISAASGAGKTELVLEFAHRHAHEYKKVLWVHGEARYLRQSYLKLADHLGIAVGDNVLQTTTTERARSLHGIEGVAIEKIKKELTRDIPYLVVIDNLESERDWWDGRAITELLPLGGGRTHVIITTRLPSLQGVRVFELGNLDAPNSMHLMKGARMLRDEDMAVLTDIQEKVCGVSLGLALVGSILSEIAVSPAELREMMRDAPHRVPTWSPKDDATVRDNPGLVQLLDACFTLLRREAPAGLGKVAERLLEASSFLAPVPIPTAMLIHAACAGKTQWNRLTRELRRCFTSPLAPLETGRVEQNALAMLLRLGIARQSTRAGCVSVHGVFRTFGRKIGSGRVARAVVETIVAEQGGGAAQHADDHTWAACLSLFRFEAPDVSVELPPPELARFIRRSAVPLAVRCVTGYSAYGAALELLREATDVVLEAEDLYIGAPRLVNDRKYVAIDPKVYTKLAQARAELLVMRARIMLRAGERGIAEDYCLSAIGLLEVACGDCHPETLVVRAFLEQAVRV from the coding sequence ATGGTGGCGTGGCTGCGCGCCGAGCTGGAGCTGCTGGGCGTGCCCTGCGTCGCGACGGACCGGCGCCAGTGCGGCGACGCGCGAGCGCTCGCGGTCGCGCGGGCGGCCATGGACGTGGCCCTGGTGGGCGTGATCGTGGTCACGCCGGTGTCGCTGGCCAACCCCTACGCCGTCGAGGAGATCCGGGTCTTCCTGGAGCGCGGCGCGCTCGTCCCGGTCTTCGTCGGGATCAGGCAGCGCGACTTCGTCGCGGAGGACGTTGTGGAGAGGCGCAGCAACCTGTGGGAAACGCACGGGGGCGAGCTCTGGAAGGCCTACGATGGCGTGGAGGACGAGTGGAGGGAGGTCGTGGAGGGGCTCGCCCGCGCCGAGCCCGTGGTGGAGTTGCGCCTCGGTGATCTCCGGGACCgcgtcctcgacgtgctccagATCCTCGGCGCGCGGCTCGGCAGACCGGCGGTGGCCCCGGCCGTCCGGGCGTGGCGTGCCGCGGCGGACGCGGAGATCCCGTTCCCCTGGAACACGGGCTTCGTTGGACGGGAAAGGGAGCTGCTCGACGTGGAGGCCATGCTGCGCGGCGGCGCTCCTGCTAATGACAAGGCCGCCGGGAAGAGGCCGATGGCCCAGGACGGTTCCATCACCGGGACGTCGTTCCTACTTGGCGTGGTCTGCATCTCTGCCGCGTCCGGCGCCGGGAAGACGGAGCTTGTGCTCGAGTTTGCACACAGGCACGCCCACGAGTACAAAAAGGTCCTGTGGGTTCACGGCGAGGCGAGGTACCTGCGCCAGAGCTACCTCAAGCTCGCAGACCACTTGGGCATCGCCGTCGGCGACAATGTATTGCAGACGACGACGACAGAGCGGGCCAGAAGTCTCCATGGGATCGAGGGAGTCGCCATTGAGAAGATCAAGAAGGAGCTCACCCGCGACATACCCTACCTCGTCGTCATCGACAACCTCGAGAGCGAGAGAGACTGGTGGGATGGCCGGGCCATTACGGAGCTCCTGCCCCTCGGCGGCGGGCGTACGCACGTCATCATCACGACGCGGCTCCCCAGCCTGCAGGGGGTGAGGGTTTTCGAGCTAGGAAACCTCGACGCGCCCAACTCCATGCATCTCATGAAGGGCGCGCGCATGCTTAGAGATGAGGACATGGCCGTACTTACGGACATCCAAGAGAAGGTGTGCGGCGTGTCTCTAGGCCTCGCCCTCGTCGGCTCGATACTGTCCGAGATCGCCGTTAGCCCGGCCGAGCTCCGGGAGATGATGAGAGACGCGCCGCACCGGGTGCCGACGTGGTCACCCAAGGACGACGCCACGGTGCGTGACAACCCGGGCCTTGTCCAGCTCCTGGACGCGTGCTTCACGCTCCTGCGCAGGGAGGCCCCCGCCGGGCTCGGCAAGGTAGCCGAGAGGCTGCTCGAGGCAAGCAGCTTCTTGGCGCCGGTGCCGATCCCGACGGCGATGCTGATACACGCTGCCTGCGCCGGGAAGACGCAGTGGAATCGCTTGACGCGCGAGCTGCGGCGATGCTTCACCTCGCCGCTGGCGCCACTTGAAACCGGCCGCGTCGAGCAGAACGCGCTGGCGATGCTGCTGCGCCTTGGGATCGCCCGGCAGAGCACGCGGGCCGGGTGTGTCTCCGTGCACGGCGTGTTCCGGACCTTCGGCCGCAAGATCGGGTCCGGCCGAGTCGCCCGTGCAGTCGTGGAGACCATCGTCGCCGAGCAGGGCGGAGGCGCGGCGCAACACGCCGACGACCACACGTGGGCGGCGTGCCTGTCTCTGTTCAGGTTCGAGGCCCCTGACGTGTCGGTGGAGCTGCCGCCGCCGGAGCTCGCGCGGTTCATCAGACGCTCCGCGGTACCGCTCGCCGTACGCTGCGTGACTGGGTACTCTGCGTATGGCGCCGCGCTAGAGCTGCTCCGGGAAGCCACCGACGTCGTCCTCGAGGCCGAGGACTTGTACATCGGCGCGCCTCGCCTGGTTAACGATCGCAAGTACGTGGCGATCGACCCGAAAGTATACACGAAGCTCGCCCAAGCGAGGGCGGAGCTCCTCGTGATGCGGGCAAGGATTATGCTGAGGGCCGGAGAGCGCGGCATCGCCGAGGACTACTGCCTGTCGGCGATTGGCCTCCTAGAGGTAGCCTGCGGCGACTGCCACCCTGAGACGCTGGTGGTCAGGGCTTTCTTGGAGCAGGCCGTGAGGGTTTAG